A section of the Streptomyces sp. CG1 genome encodes:
- a CDS encoding 2'-5' RNA ligase family protein, which translates to MGTVTIGVSIAVPEPHGSLLQERRAGFGDPAAHGIPTHVTLLPPTEVEEVELPAVEAHLSEVAGAGRPFPMRLSGTGTFRPVSPVVYVRVVQGAEDCAWLQQRVRDASGPLARELQFPYHPHVTVAHGIDEAAMDRAFAELAGFDAQWPCTGFALYEQGADLIWRKLREYTFGVSVVPPQPGHADVGRGTIASR; encoded by the coding sequence GTGGGGACCGTAACGATCGGCGTGTCGATCGCGGTCCCGGAGCCTCACGGCAGCCTGCTCCAGGAGCGGCGCGCGGGCTTCGGCGACCCCGCGGCTCACGGCATCCCCACGCATGTCACGCTGCTGCCGCCGACCGAGGTCGAGGAGGTGGAGCTGCCGGCCGTCGAGGCGCATCTGAGCGAGGTCGCCGGGGCCGGCCGGCCGTTCCCGATGCGGCTGTCGGGCACCGGCACGTTCCGTCCCGTGTCCCCGGTGGTCTACGTCCGTGTCGTCCAGGGCGCCGAGGACTGCGCCTGGCTGCAGCAGCGGGTGCGGGACGCGTCCGGGCCGCTGGCGCGCGAGCTGCAGTTCCCGTACCACCCGCATGTCACCGTCGCGCACGGCATCGACGAGGCGGCTATGGACCGCGCCTTCGCGGAGCTGGCCGGCTTCGACGCGCAGTGGCCGTGCACCGGCTTCGCGCTCTACGAACAGGGCGCCGACCTGATCTGGCGCAAGCTGCGGGAGTACACGTTCGGGGTATCGGTGGTACCGCCACAGCCGGGCCACGCCGATGTCGGACGCGGGACGATCGCGAGCCGATAG
- a CDS encoding decaprenylphospho-beta-D-erythro-pentofuranosid-2-ulose 2-reductase encodes MPASSAAFGLPQSLLVLGGTSEIALATARRLIARGARTVWLAGRPSPALDQAAEHLRTLGADTRTVAFDALDPESHESVLGKVFTEGDIDLVLLAFGILGDQAHDERDPVRAVRVAQTNYTGAVSAALVAARALQSQGHGSLVVLSSVAGERARRADFIYGSSKAGLDAFAQGLGDALHGTGVHVMVVRPGHVRTTAMAGRDRIPLATTPEAVATAIELGLRRRSEAVWVPGALRLVMTALRHVPRALFRRLPL; translated from the coding sequence ATGCCTGCATCCTCAGCCGCCTTCGGTCTTCCCCAGTCCCTGCTCGTCCTCGGCGGCACGTCCGAGATCGCGCTGGCCACCGCCCGCCGGCTGATCGCGCGCGGCGCGCGCACGGTGTGGCTGGCGGGCCGCCCCTCGCCGGCCCTGGACCAGGCCGCCGAGCATCTGCGCACGCTCGGCGCGGACACCCGCACCGTCGCCTTCGACGCCCTCGACCCCGAGTCCCACGAGAGCGTCCTCGGCAAGGTCTTCACCGAGGGCGACATCGACCTGGTGCTGCTCGCCTTCGGCATCCTCGGCGACCAGGCCCACGACGAGCGCGACCCGGTACGCGCCGTCCGGGTCGCCCAGACCAACTACACCGGCGCCGTCAGCGCGGCCCTGGTCGCCGCCCGCGCGCTGCAGTCCCAGGGGCACGGTTCCCTCGTGGTCCTGTCCTCCGTGGCCGGCGAGCGGGCCCGCCGCGCCGACTTCATCTACGGCTCCAGCAAGGCCGGCCTCGACGCCTTCGCCCAGGGCCTCGGCGACGCCCTCCACGGCACCGGCGTACACGTCATGGTCGTACGCCCCGGACACGTCCGTACGACGGCCATGGCAGGCCGGGACCGCATCCCGCTCGCCACCACCCCGGAGGCGGTCGCCACGGCCATCGAACTGGGCCTGCGCCGCCGCTCCGAAGCGGTGTGGGTGCCGGGCGCACTCCGGCTGGTGATGACGGCGCTGCGGCACGTCCCGCGGGCGCTGTTCCGCAGGCTGCCGCTGTAG
- a CDS encoding YihY/virulence factor BrkB family protein, whose translation MDWLKRLPGIGPLVAWLMETHAWHSYERLDRVKWTRLAAAMTFISFVALFPLLTLVAAVSAAALSPARQKTVELKIAEQFPGVVSTQLDLTSLVHNAGTVGVIAGALLLFTGIGWVGQMRDCLRTVWELPDQQQNPLVAKAKDAGILLGLGGALLVTLAASTFASAAVGLVSRHLGLAAYGWGSVLLRIAAFAVAVLADFLVLVYVLTLLPGVEPPRRRLVVAALLGAVGFELLKLLLSGYIQGVAAKSMYGAFGVPVALLLWINFTAKLVLFCASWTATQNGGHGLRGAADGASGPAAASGD comes from the coding sequence ATGGACTGGCTGAAGAGACTCCCCGGTATCGGGCCGCTCGTCGCCTGGCTGATGGAGACGCACGCGTGGCACTCCTACGAACGGCTCGACCGGGTGAAGTGGACACGGCTGGCCGCGGCGATGACGTTCATCAGTTTCGTGGCGCTGTTCCCGCTGCTGACCCTGGTCGCCGCGGTCAGCGCCGCCGCGCTCAGCCCGGCCCGGCAGAAGACAGTCGAGCTCAAGATCGCCGAGCAGTTCCCCGGCGTCGTCTCCACCCAGCTGGACCTCACCTCACTCGTCCACAACGCCGGCACCGTCGGCGTCATCGCGGGCGCCCTGCTGCTGTTCACCGGCATCGGCTGGGTCGGCCAGATGCGGGACTGTCTGCGCACGGTGTGGGAGCTGCCGGACCAGCAGCAGAACCCGCTGGTGGCCAAGGCCAAGGACGCCGGCATCCTCCTCGGCCTCGGCGGGGCCCTGCTCGTCACGCTCGCCGCGTCCACGTTCGCCTCGGCCGCCGTCGGCCTCGTCTCGCGCCATCTCGGCCTGGCCGCGTACGGCTGGGGCAGCGTGCTACTGCGGATCGCCGCGTTCGCCGTCGCCGTGCTGGCCGACTTCCTGGTGCTGGTCTACGTCCTGACCCTGCTGCCCGGGGTCGAGCCGCCGCGCCGCCGCCTGGTGGTGGCCGCGCTGCTCGGCGCGGTCGGCTTCGAACTGCTCAAGCTGCTGCTCAGCGGCTATATCCAGGGGGTCGCCGCGAAGAGCATGTACGGCGCGTTCGGCGTTCCCGTCGCCCTGCTGCTGTGGATCAACTTCACCGCGAAACTGGTCCTGTTCTGCGCCTCCTGGACGGCGACGCAGAACGGCGGGCACGGCCTCAGGGGCGCGGCCGACGGCGCATCAGGTCCGGCAGCGGCCAGCGGCGATTGA
- a CDS encoding D-alanyl-D-alanine carboxypeptidase family protein — MPAPKQTGRRSLLVTSATLLSLSATAPAALAAPTPSTSATATPPARMSTVGGERLGQPGTQVNLAPGVPVVPKDVTARSWIVTDAESGDVLAAHNAHWQLPPASTLKMLFADTLLPRFPKTMEHKVAPSDLAGMGEGSSVVGIKEGRTYNVHDLWLGVFLRSGNDAVHVLSAMNDGVEQTVKDMQNHADELQARDTHVISPDGYDEPGQLSSAYDLTLIARSGLQKKDFRDYCSTVSAKFGDGEIRNTNRLLSGDTDVPVYQGIAGVKNGNTTNAGATFTGVAERNGRVLLVTVMNPEKREHNEVYKETAKLFDWGFQAAGKVNPVGELVPPKSALPSPGASAGQSARNHGSGSKPVADDAAGSGSGGVGIAAAIAGGVLVLLAGGAFLINRRWPLPDLMRRRPRP, encoded by the coding sequence GTGCCCGCACCGAAGCAGACCGGCCGGCGATCCCTGCTGGTCACCTCCGCCACCTTGCTGTCCCTGTCCGCCACCGCGCCCGCCGCGCTCGCCGCCCCGACCCCCTCGACGAGTGCCACCGCCACGCCCCCGGCCCGTATGTCGACCGTGGGCGGCGAACGGCTCGGGCAGCCCGGCACCCAGGTCAATCTCGCCCCGGGCGTGCCCGTCGTCCCCAAGGACGTCACCGCCCGCTCCTGGATCGTCACCGACGCCGAGTCCGGCGATGTGCTCGCCGCGCACAACGCGCACTGGCAGCTGCCTCCGGCCAGCACGCTGAAGATGCTGTTCGCGGACACCCTGCTGCCCCGGTTCCCGAAGACCATGGAGCACAAGGTGGCGCCGTCCGACCTCGCCGGCATGGGCGAGGGCTCCAGCGTGGTCGGGATAAAGGAGGGCCGCACCTACAACGTCCACGACCTGTGGCTCGGCGTCTTCCTTCGCTCCGGCAACGACGCGGTACACGTGCTGTCCGCCATGAACGACGGCGTGGAGCAGACCGTGAAGGACATGCAGAACCATGCCGACGAACTCCAGGCGCGGGACACCCATGTGATCTCGCCCGACGGCTACGACGAGCCGGGTCAGCTGTCCTCGGCGTACGACCTGACCCTGATCGCCCGCTCCGGGCTGCAGAAGAAGGACTTCCGCGACTACTGCTCGACCGTGAGCGCCAAGTTCGGGGACGGCGAGATCCGCAACACCAACCGGCTGCTGAGCGGTGACACCGACGTGCCCGTCTACCAGGGCATCGCGGGCGTGAAGAATGGCAACACCACCAACGCGGGCGCCACGTTCACCGGTGTCGCCGAGCGGAACGGCAGGGTGCTGCTGGTCACGGTGATGAACCCGGAGAAGCGCGAGCACAACGAGGTCTACAAGGAGACGGCCAAGCTGTTCGACTGGGGCTTCCAGGCGGCCGGCAAGGTCAATCCGGTGGGCGAGCTGGTGCCGCCGAAGAGCGCCCTGCCGAGCCCCGGCGCCTCTGCCGGGCAGTCCGCGCGGAACCACGGGTCCGGATCCAAGCCGGTGGCCGATGACGCCGCCGGGTCCGGCTCCGGCGGCGTCGGTATCGCCGCGGCCATCGCGGGCGGGGTGCTGGTGCTGCTCGCGGGCGGGGCGTTCCTGATCAATCGCCGCTGGCCGCTGCCGGACCTGATGCGCCGTCGGCCGCGCCCCTGA
- a CDS encoding SCO4848 family membrane protein, whose protein sequence is MKLSRPVSWFLLAFGVWSWVIWVTFVKNLVKDSSGLAFEHGHPTAYFWVHLLLAVVSFVLGTVIGGIGLRGLRALRRTS, encoded by the coding sequence GTGAAACTCAGCCGCCCCGTCTCCTGGTTCCTGCTCGCCTTCGGGGTGTGGAGCTGGGTCATCTGGGTCACTTTCGTCAAGAATCTCGTCAAGGACAGCAGCGGGCTCGCCTTCGAGCACGGTCACCCGACCGCGTACTTCTGGGTCCATCTGCTGCTGGCGGTCGTTTCCTTCGTATTGGGGACGGTCATCGGGGGCATCGGGTTGCGCGGACTGCGCGCACTGCGCCGGACGTCATAG
- a CDS encoding ABC transporter substrate-binding protein, whose protein sequence is MRILVTLLVLAVVGIGGWQLLPSQENKNKTITVGTTDAVTDLDPAGAYDAGSWALFSNLFQSLLTFEPGGVAPVPDAAKSCAFQGSGLRTYQCTLRSGITFPGGRAMTAEDVKYSFDRVKKINSDVGPASLFSTLASVTADNATTVTFHLSSSDATFPLKVATGAGSIVDKDNYPADSLRTGTTVDGTGPYTLTSYTKDQQAELAPNKRYQGYLSGTGRPIELRYYTDSAKLDSAWKDRRIDLATRTLSPNVLSQLNPSDPGKRVSESDSAETRNLYLNTRADSPLHDVRVRRALAWLVNREELAARVYQGTVDPLYSLIPTGITGHTTSFFDSYPAQSLSKARALLAQAGVSLPVRFTFGYGIGRGAGKEEAAALKQQLEAGGLFKVDVQGYEWTDFQKRWAAGKMDAWAVGWVADYPDPDTFGAALVGSGSTMSTGYSNKLVDHLILDSQQYADRSRAANDFRDIQTDVAQDVPLIPLWQRKEYVVSTEDVGGGQYLDDGTGVFRLWRLQWI, encoded by the coding sequence ATGCGCATTCTCGTGACGCTGCTCGTACTCGCGGTCGTGGGAATCGGCGGCTGGCAGTTGCTGCCGTCGCAGGAGAACAAGAACAAGACCATCACGGTCGGTACGACGGATGCCGTCACGGACCTCGACCCGGCCGGTGCCTACGACGCCGGTTCCTGGGCCCTGTTCAGCAATCTCTTCCAGTCGCTGCTGACGTTCGAGCCGGGCGGTGTCGCGCCGGTCCCGGACGCCGCGAAGAGCTGTGCCTTCCAGGGCAGCGGCCTGCGGACCTACCAGTGCACCCTGCGTTCCGGGATCACCTTTCCCGGCGGGCGTGCGATGACGGCCGAGGACGTGAAGTACTCCTTCGACCGGGTCAAGAAGATCAACTCCGATGTCGGCCCGGCGTCGCTGTTCTCCACACTCGCCTCGGTGACCGCCGACAACGCGACGACGGTCACCTTCCATCTGTCGTCCTCGGACGCCACCTTCCCGCTGAAGGTCGCCACCGGCGCCGGGTCGATCGTCGACAAGGACAACTACCCGGCGGACTCCCTGCGCACCGGCACCACCGTCGACGGCACCGGCCCGTACACGCTGACGTCGTACACCAAGGACCAGCAGGCCGAGCTCGCCCCGAACAAGCGCTACCAGGGTTATCTCAGCGGCACCGGCCGCCCGATCGAGCTGCGTTACTACACCGACTCCGCGAAGCTCGACAGCGCCTGGAAGGACCGGCGGATCGACCTCGCCACCCGGACCCTGTCGCCGAACGTGCTCTCGCAGCTGAACCCGAGCGACCCCGGCAAGCGCGTCAGCGAGTCCGACAGCGCCGAGACCCGCAACCTGTACCTCAACACCCGCGCGGACTCCCCGCTGCACGATGTACGGGTGCGCCGTGCCCTGGCCTGGTTGGTCAACCGCGAGGAGCTGGCCGCGAGGGTCTACCAGGGCACGGTCGACCCGCTGTACTCGCTGATCCCGACCGGCATCACCGGCCACACCACCTCGTTCTTCGACAGCTACCCGGCGCAGAGCCTCAGCAAGGCCCGCGCGCTGCTCGCCCAGGCCGGGGTGAGCCTGCCCGTGCGCTTCACCTTCGGCTACGGCATCGGCCGGGGCGCGGGCAAGGAGGAGGCCGCGGCGCTGAAGCAGCAGCTGGAGGCGGGCGGCCTGTTCAAGGTGGACGTCCAGGGGTACGAGTGGACCGACTTCCAGAAGCGCTGGGCCGCGGGGAAGATGGATGCCTGGGCGGTCGGCTGGGTCGCCGACTATCCCGACCCGGACACCTTCGGCGCCGCGCTCGTCGGCTCCGGCTCCACGATGAGCACCGGGTACAGCAACAAGCTGGTCGACCATCTCATCCTGGACAGCCAGCAGTACGCCGACCGCAGCCGGGCCGCGAACGACTTCCGGGACATCCAGACGGACGTCGCCCAGGACGTCCCGCTGATCCCGCTGTGGCAGCGCAAGGAGTACGTGGTCAGCACCGAGGACGTGGGCGGCGGCCAGTACCTGGACGACGGCACGGGCGTCTTCCGCCTGTGGCGTCTGCAGTGGATCTGA
- a CDS encoding TetR/AcrR family transcriptional regulator, whose product MPANHDRPEAAGPPSSKSEQTRALILETAMRLFQERGYDKTTMRAIAQEAGVSVGNAYYYFEGKEHLIQGFYDRIAAEHQAAVREVLDRETDLEARLAGVLTVWLDIARPYHEFAVQFFKNAADPDSPLSPFSPESEHAREQAIAIHRSVLAGSKSKVAPELRDVLPELMWLAQMGLVLYWIFDRTEGRERSYRLARRGARLTARGVALARFRVLRPLVLEIHELFTDFLPGMTKALPDPRTRKTAETTETKGREDEEG is encoded by the coding sequence GTGCCCGCGAACCACGACCGTCCCGAGGCGGCCGGTCCCCCCAGCAGCAAGTCCGAGCAGACCCGTGCGCTGATCCTGGAGACCGCGATGCGGTTGTTCCAGGAGCGCGGGTACGACAAGACCACCATGCGGGCCATCGCCCAGGAGGCCGGCGTCTCCGTCGGCAACGCCTACTACTACTTCGAGGGCAAGGAACACCTGATCCAGGGCTTCTACGACCGGATCGCCGCCGAGCACCAGGCGGCGGTCCGCGAGGTGCTGGACCGGGAGACCGACCTGGAGGCCCGGCTCGCGGGCGTGCTGACCGTCTGGCTCGACATCGCCCGTCCCTACCACGAGTTCGCCGTGCAGTTCTTCAAGAACGCCGCCGACCCCGACAGCCCGCTCAGCCCCTTCTCGCCGGAGAGCGAGCACGCCCGCGAGCAGGCCATCGCCATCCACCGGTCGGTGCTGGCCGGTTCCAAGTCCAAGGTCGCGCCCGAACTGCGGGACGTCCTCCCGGAGTTGATGTGGCTCGCCCAGATGGGACTGGTGCTGTACTGGATCTTCGACCGCACGGAGGGCCGGGAACGCAGCTACCGCCTGGCCCGCCGCGGCGCCCGGCTGACCGCCCGCGGCGTGGCGCTCGCCCGCTTCCGTGTACTGCGCCCCCTGGTCCTGGAGATCCATGAACTGTTCACGGACTTCCTGCCCGGCATGACGAAGGCACTGCCGGATCCGCGAACCAGGAAGACCGCGGAGACCACGGAGACCAAGGGGCGCGAGGACGAAGAGGGCTGA
- a CDS encoding VOC family protein has protein sequence MSDEESYELLGFDNVLLPVGDLGEALDFYERAGFTVGFRFDEAGIAQLKVGGETPGILLRAELALGHRPPPWHSPHIWLEVPDARAAARELADAGIMPLDEVFQEATGWTVEIADPWGNILGFTDYTKRRELGRRA, from the coding sequence AACTGCTCGGTTTCGACAACGTGCTGCTCCCCGTCGGCGACCTCGGCGAGGCCCTCGACTTCTATGAGCGGGCCGGATTCACCGTAGGGTTCCGGTTCGACGAGGCCGGGATCGCACAGCTGAAGGTCGGCGGGGAGACACCCGGGATCCTGCTGCGCGCCGAGCTGGCGCTGGGGCACCGCCCGCCGCCGTGGCACTCGCCGCACATCTGGCTGGAGGTGCCGGACGCGCGGGCCGCAGCGCGGGAGCTGGCCGACGCCGGCATCATGCCGCTGGACGAGGTGTTCCAGGAGGCCACCGGCTGGACCGTGGAGATCGCCGACCCCTGGGGCAACATCCTCGGCTTCACGGACTACACCAAGCGCCGGGAGCTGGGCCGCAGGGCCTGA